From a single Lentisphaera profundi genomic region:
- a CDS encoding PHP domain-containing protein, which translates to MNLKQPVDLHCHSNVSDGVLTPTELSNLMHAQGVKLFSLTDHDTTAGCEEAATRAEFLGMQFLPGVEVSSDFNDKSLHILGLGIDLENEDFQSFLSNNRHLRRERAEQILSRLEHFNIHIRDELSHFSDDESPGRTHFAAALVKKNYAKDKGEAFRRYLLKGGAAYVKCPWPGMKKTIDMIHVAGGKAILAHPGKYGYSLPGLRGLFRQFRDAGGDGAEVSSGPQALGVVQRLSQLCSKFSLMVSAGSDFHDPNSKWVRAGEYQQIPKRLTRIWQEMEWLIEE; encoded by the coding sequence TTGAACTTGAAACAGCCAGTTGATTTACATTGTCATTCAAATGTGTCTGATGGGGTTTTAACACCGACAGAACTAAGCAACCTTATGCATGCGCAAGGAGTGAAATTATTTTCCTTAACTGATCATGATACCACCGCAGGTTGTGAAGAAGCAGCGACGAGAGCAGAGTTTTTAGGGATGCAGTTTCTCCCTGGCGTTGAGGTTTCTAGTGATTTTAATGACAAGTCACTTCATATTTTGGGTTTAGGGATTGATTTGGAAAATGAAGATTTCCAGTCTTTTTTATCTAATAACAGGCATTTAAGACGTGAGCGGGCTGAGCAGATTCTATCCAGGCTTGAGCATTTTAATATTCATATACGAGATGAGTTATCACACTTTTCAGATGATGAATCTCCAGGACGGACTCATTTTGCCGCAGCATTAGTGAAGAAAAATTATGCAAAAGATAAAGGTGAAGCGTTTCGTCGTTATCTACTTAAAGGTGGAGCCGCGTACGTGAAATGTCCTTGGCCAGGGATGAAAAAAACTATTGATATGATTCATGTAGCCGGAGGGAAAGCCATTTTAGCACATCCTGGAAAGTATGGTTATTCACTTCCTGGATTACGTGGTTTATTTCGTCAGTTTCGTGATGCGGGTGGAGATGGTGCCGAGGTTTCTAGTGGACCACAAGCGCTAGGAGTCGTTCAACGCTTATCTCAACTTTGTTCTAAGTTTAGCCTTATGGTTTCTGCGGGTTCGGATTTTCATGACCCCAATTCGAAGTGGGTGCGAGCAGGAGAATATCAACAAATCCCCAAAAGATTAACTCGTATTTGGCAAGAAATGGAGTGGTTAATTGAAGAGTGA
- a CDS encoding undecaprenyl-diphosphate phosphatase, which yields MNDFFNMLIIGIVQGLTEFLPVSSSGHLVIFGDLLGLKQNGIALEVFVHFGTLLAVCTCFYKDIIRLIKELPRLHTHIANKMPNDSEDEQYRSMNIYILISMIPAGIIGVFFKDYLEKFYHNLYLVFSCLMVTGFILLSLKWSKKRKKKPFMNAKDSLLIGIGQAIAILPGISRSGTTISIAEALGIKSALAAKFSFLMSIPVIAGITILELKDLVQQQVTQAELINYAIAMTSAAISGFFAIKFLMIIIRKQRMEYFAYYCFLAAIVGLVLNLQK from the coding sequence ATGAATGATTTTTTCAACATGCTTATCATTGGCATCGTCCAAGGTTTAACTGAATTCTTACCCGTTTCCAGTTCTGGCCACCTCGTTATTTTCGGTGATCTATTGGGTTTAAAACAAAACGGCATTGCCTTAGAAGTTTTTGTCCACTTCGGCACTTTATTAGCTGTTTGTACATGTTTCTATAAAGATATTATACGACTCATAAAAGAACTACCAAGGTTGCATACTCACATAGCAAATAAAATGCCAAATGATAGTGAAGATGAACAATACCGTTCAATGAACATATATATATTAATATCTATGATTCCTGCAGGTATCATTGGTGTTTTTTTTAAAGACTATTTAGAAAAATTCTACCACAACCTCTACTTGGTATTTTCTTGCTTAATGGTTACTGGATTCATTTTACTTTCTCTTAAATGGTCAAAAAAGCGCAAAAAAAAGCCCTTCATGAATGCCAAGGATAGTCTACTCATCGGCATAGGTCAGGCTATTGCTATACTTCCTGGTATATCACGTTCTGGAACGACTATTTCCATTGCCGAAGCCTTGGGCATAAAATCTGCATTAGCCGCTAAATTCTCTTTTTTGATGTCTATTCCCGTCATTGCTGGTATTACTATTTTAGAGCTTAAAGATTTAGTGCAACAACAAGTCACTCAAGCAGAATTAATTAACTACGCCATAGCAATGACAAGCGCTGCCATATCCGGCTTCTTTGCTATTAAATTCTTAATGATCATAATTCGTAAACAGCGTATGGAATACTTTGCTTACTATTGCTTTCTTGCTGCAATAGTTGGTCTTGTTTTAAACTTACAAAAATGA
- a CDS encoding TIGR01621 family pseudouridine synthase, translating into MKSDPEIVFDHEDFMVVHKRAGDNFHSDDGELGFFHKLKQQHGEIYPVHRLDKVTSGLLIVAKNIESCREINELFKSKKIEKYYLAISDRKPKKKQGWIIGDMERSRRATWKLCESRKNPAVTQFFSKSIGTGQRIFLLKPQTGKTHQLRVAMKAIGSPISGDPLYCPKSQEVEERCYLHAYAMNFNFRGEDIHIIKKPSLVGRFSSKVFLEVLEESYLKPWELVWPKRK; encoded by the coding sequence TTGAAGAGTGATCCAGAGATCGTTTTTGATCATGAAGATTTCATGGTTGTCCATAAGAGAGCAGGGGACAATTTTCATAGCGATGATGGGGAATTAGGCTTCTTTCATAAACTCAAGCAGCAGCATGGTGAAATTTACCCTGTTCATCGATTAGATAAAGTTACGAGTGGCTTACTAATAGTCGCTAAAAACATTGAATCCTGCAGGGAGATCAACGAACTCTTTAAATCAAAAAAAATTGAGAAGTATTACCTCGCTATATCAGATAGGAAACCCAAGAAAAAACAGGGGTGGATAATTGGTGATATGGAAAGATCTAGGCGAGCTACGTGGAAACTTTGCGAAAGCCGCAAAAACCCTGCCGTTACGCAGTTTTTCAGTAAGTCTATTGGTACTGGCCAGAGAATTTTTTTACTGAAACCACAGACAGGTAAAACACATCAATTACGTGTAGCAATGAAAGCCATTGGATCTCCAATCAGCGGTGACCCACTTTATTGCCCAAAAAGCCAAGAGGTCGAAGAGCGCTGTTATCTGCACGCTTATGCAATGAACTTCAATTTTAGAGGTGAAGATATTCATATCATAAAAAAACCTTCACTTGTGGGACGATTTTCTTCCAAAGTCTTTCTTGAAGTTTTAGAGGAAAGTTATTTAAAACCATGGGAATTAGTTTGGCCTAAACGAAAATAA
- a CDS encoding O-antigen ligase family protein, with product MISLLAIILSVLIIHICGGGLMVESLFASSFILNLSALHQSVNNHKQQRVNRLPLTICSLCLIFSIAFFFLPLFNTNQNNASYYYQAQNLLTEGSVMGFFDLPDFSFRNTLHFINSLSILILIINLIPLIYLTANLERKHKLYLAYVVVIMGIFNILAVLYQQQIRDTAGYIWWFWDSRTGKSFASFVNPNHFGAYCAALLSIPTCQFLTKSQKKEYKYLAVLASLSIALIIGIMLSGSMGAYLLGMISLTCSYLFCSKQKSSSPTKTFFILMVVIAFSILTPLELEGELNERGINDDVRKDLFATVPKVIQDFPLGIGPGSYGSISPSYTGAINKTNHFHHSENTYFNIIQEFGIIFFILLIILNGFYLQQVFENLHKKKISKNLAAFSTVAIIIFICHASYDYGLHIPIYAFHIAIFYGLMLCKGSIYTKEKYSKAQLFTSKVIIIFPLFFVLLSAMIWLKFNKELKHGTSINHTISSNANQISENITYAPVVWHQWFFLGLKILEKDQDDFLRMDFSEKCFRTAAHYSPTNQDCWYMLFAMRDQLGRTKEAQDAYLFYFKLLNSRERSQHKSEAMDILQLTENEFERIKFLEHTPMDYETYNIRRI from the coding sequence ATGATTTCTTTACTCGCCATTATCCTTTCTGTTTTAATCATCCACATATGTGGTGGTGGTTTAATGGTAGAAAGTTTATTTGCGAGTTCCTTCATTTTAAATCTTTCCGCTCTACACCAATCCGTAAATAATCATAAACAACAAAGGGTCAACAGATTACCCCTCACTATCTGTAGCCTATGCTTAATTTTCTCAATAGCTTTCTTTTTTCTCCCGCTCTTTAATACAAACCAGAATAACGCAAGCTACTACTACCAAGCTCAAAATTTATTGACTGAAGGAAGTGTTATGGGTTTCTTTGATCTACCTGATTTCTCATTTAGGAACACCCTGCATTTTATAAATTCCCTAAGCATCCTCATACTTATTATAAATTTGATCCCCTTGATATATCTCACTGCCAACTTGGAGAGAAAGCATAAATTATACCTAGCCTACGTAGTAGTTATCATGGGCATTTTTAATATACTAGCGGTTCTGTATCAACAACAAATTCGCGATACCGCTGGTTATATATGGTGGTTTTGGGATAGCCGTACAGGAAAAAGTTTTGCTTCTTTCGTCAACCCCAATCATTTTGGTGCTTATTGCGCTGCTCTTCTAAGTATACCTACTTGTCAATTTTTAACTAAATCACAAAAAAAAGAATATAAATACCTCGCGGTACTCGCAAGTCTATCTATCGCCCTAATCATTGGGATTATGCTATCTGGCTCTATGGGAGCCTACTTACTTGGTATGATTTCCTTGACCTGTTCATATTTATTTTGTTCTAAACAAAAAAGCTCTAGCCCTACAAAAACTTTCTTCATACTTATGGTGGTTATTGCTTTCTCTATATTAACTCCCTTAGAACTTGAAGGTGAATTAAACGAGCGAGGCATTAATGATGATGTTCGAAAAGATCTTTTTGCGACTGTACCTAAAGTTATCCAAGATTTTCCTTTAGGTATAGGCCCAGGATCCTATGGTAGCATCTCCCCTTCCTACACTGGTGCAATAAATAAAACTAATCATTTTCATCACAGTGAAAATACTTATTTTAATATTATTCAAGAATTTGGGATTATTTTCTTTATCTTATTAATAATCTTAAATGGCTTTTATTTACAACAAGTTTTTGAAAACCTTCATAAAAAGAAAATCAGCAAAAACCTTGCTGCTTTTTCAACCGTAGCAATTATTATTTTTATCTGTCATGCAAGTTATGACTACGGTCTCCATATCCCTATATACGCTTTTCATATCGCCATTTTTTATGGATTAATGCTCTGTAAAGGCAGTATTTACACGAAAGAAAAATACTCTAAGGCACAGCTATTTACTTCTAAGGTAATAATTATATTTCCTTTATTTTTTGTTTTATTAAGCGCTATGATATGGCTGAAATTCAACAAAGAACTTAAGCATGGCACTTCTATAAACCATACGATAAGTAGCAATGCTAACCAAATAAGTGAAAATATCACTTACGCACCTGTAGTATGGCACCAATGGTTCTTTCTAGGTTTGAAAATCCTCGAAAAAGACCAGGATGATTTTTTACGCATGGATTTCTCTGAGAAATGTTTTCGAACAGCCGCTCATTACTCACCTACTAATCAAGATTGTTGGTATATGCTTTTTGCGATGCGAGATCAACTTGGTCGAACAAAAGAAGCACAAGATGCCTATCTTTTTTACTTCAAACTCTTGAATAGTCGTGAGAGATCACAACATAAATCAGAAGCCATGGATATCCTACAACTGACAGAGAACGAATTCGAGAGAATAAAATTTCTCGAACACACACCTATGGATTATGAAACTTACAATATTAGACGTATTTAA
- a CDS encoding UbiA family prenyltransferase, translated as MNKNRIKDWAELVRLPNLFTVPGDILLGMCAVSSFTQLNLTSYLYALFISLLLYSGGMILNDIMDYKEDKEARPQRVLPSGRISLKWAKAATVSCFSTAIILSHFHSQKLFIISLVLVLVIYLYDGPSRKIPQMGFVTMGMCRSLNILLGALAISDINFVVILVAFCEGAYIYAVCIIAHNETKCLPKNIWCKLPLIIILISVSYLVFYSDFSWLSISAALFILWSTFNIVKDLNDLLPVSKIPMYIGKLIRNLIPLQFCLALCVAPKYWYLCLVLMLCLPLCAKLAKKVTMS; from the coding sequence ATGAATAAGAATAGAATAAAAGATTGGGCTGAACTGGTACGTTTGCCAAATTTATTTACGGTCCCGGGAGATATACTTTTGGGTATGTGCGCCGTATCGAGTTTTACTCAGTTAAATTTGACTAGTTATTTATACGCTCTTTTCATTTCCTTACTACTTTACTCTGGCGGAATGATTCTTAATGATATTATGGATTATAAAGAAGATAAAGAAGCTCGTCCGCAAAGAGTTTTACCCTCTGGTAGGATATCATTAAAATGGGCAAAAGCTGCTACGGTATCTTGTTTTTCAACAGCGATAATACTAAGTCATTTTCATAGTCAAAAACTCTTTATTATTTCACTTGTATTGGTGCTGGTTATTTATTTGTATGATGGACCTAGTCGAAAAATCCCTCAAATGGGATTTGTGACAATGGGAATGTGTCGCTCATTAAATATTTTATTAGGGGCACTCGCTATTAGTGACATTAACTTTGTAGTAATTTTAGTGGCTTTCTGTGAAGGTGCCTACATTTACGCTGTCTGTATCATTGCTCACAATGAAACCAAATGTCTACCAAAAAATATTTGGTGCAAACTCCCACTCATAATTATTTTGATAAGTGTTTCATACTTGGTTTTCTATAGTGACTTTTCATGGCTAAGTATTTCGGCCGCTTTGTTTATTTTATGGTCAACATTTAATATCGTTAAAGATCTGAATGACTTGTTGCCAGTATCAAAAATCCCTATGTATATTGGGAAATTGATTAGGAATTTAATACCTTTACAATTCTGCTTGGCTTTATGTGTAGCCCCTAAGTACTGGTATCTCTGTTTAGTTTTAATGCTATGTCTTCCACTATGTGCGAAACTCGCAAAAAAAGTAACAATGAGTTAG
- a CDS encoding 2-hydroxychromene-2-carboxylate isomerase, which produces MSKIEVFYDIISPYSFLALELIEKQGLKAKHEIILTPVVLGSLLQSTGNPGPAGIEIKRGEALRDCCMQAQLQGVKLMGPPSHPFNNLTLLRFINCIEDLDERYKVAIALNRACWSESKDLSTDEHIQSVLKDLGMMKAEWEDIYLFIKENKGRQVLKQATARALELKVFGVPTFRIDDEINFWGSDRFDLINDYIEKPEYYRFDAYKRMLNIESGM; this is translated from the coding sequence ATGAGTAAAATTGAAGTCTTTTACGATATCATCTCACCATATTCATTTTTAGCACTAGAGCTTATAGAGAAGCAAGGCTTGAAAGCAAAGCATGAGATTATTTTAACACCAGTGGTCTTAGGTTCACTATTGCAATCTACAGGCAACCCTGGGCCTGCAGGTATTGAGATAAAAAGAGGAGAAGCTTTACGTGATTGCTGTATGCAAGCTCAACTCCAGGGTGTTAAACTTATGGGACCTCCATCTCATCCTTTTAATAATTTAACTCTATTGCGCTTTATTAATTGTATAGAAGATTTAGATGAGCGTTATAAGGTGGCGATAGCACTGAACCGTGCATGCTGGAGCGAAAGTAAAGACCTTAGTACTGATGAGCATATTCAATCGGTATTAAAGGACTTGGGTATGATGAAAGCAGAATGGGAAGATATCTATCTTTTTATCAAAGAAAACAAAGGTCGACAAGTGCTAAAGCAGGCCACCGCGAGAGCCTTGGAATTAAAAGTATTTGGTGTTCCCACATTTCGAATTGATGATGAAATTAATTTTTGGGGCTCAGATAGGTTTGATTTGATTAATGACTATATTGAGAAACCGGAGTATTATCGCTTCGATGCTTATAAAAGAATGTTAAATATAGAATCAGGAATGTAG
- the eboE gene encoding metabolite traffic protein EboE: MQVKPGRHLSFCLNVFALDTLEKILIVLANECRDIKKSFSSQQDMGLGLWLSAQVVEELQAEDKLSTLKSTLKNFGFYVFTLNIFPYGNFHQSPVKENVYYPDWGEQKRLDYTCKAADVLSELCPDNYGTMSTVPVGYGKVLPSHAIHNIAHCATYLNDLHERTGVKIDLAFEPEPDCYLETCDEAIIFFELLKQKLPNKQLSFLGICLDTCHSSLQFELPYENIKKYLSAKINIAKVQVSAAVILDCKSDLDKQVLLPFSEPVYLHQTRILKQNGEVEHYQDLPQALVDGSHGEWRCHFHIPLYFNGEGSLSSSNKDLTREFFELAQKHCKHFETETYTYFVLPEPKEKLSASISKELMWTKDKF; encoded by the coding sequence ATGCAAGTAAAACCAGGCAGGCATTTATCCTTTTGCCTAAATGTATTTGCCTTAGATACATTGGAGAAAATTTTAATTGTCTTAGCCAATGAATGTAGGGACATAAAAAAAAGCTTTAGTTCACAGCAGGATATGGGGCTAGGATTATGGCTAAGTGCTCAAGTGGTAGAAGAGTTACAAGCAGAAGATAAATTATCCACCTTAAAAAGTACTTTGAAAAATTTTGGTTTTTATGTCTTCACATTAAATATCTTTCCCTATGGGAACTTCCATCAAAGTCCCGTTAAAGAAAACGTTTATTATCCCGATTGGGGTGAACAGAAACGCTTAGACTATACTTGTAAAGCAGCAGATGTTTTATCTGAACTTTGTCCAGATAATTATGGTACCATGAGTACTGTGCCCGTTGGCTATGGAAAAGTTTTACCAAGTCACGCCATTCATAATATTGCTCACTGTGCGACCTATTTAAATGATCTTCATGAGAGAACGGGTGTAAAAATAGATTTGGCTTTTGAGCCTGAACCAGATTGTTATTTAGAGACTTGCGATGAAGCGATTATCTTTTTTGAACTATTAAAACAAAAACTCCCTAATAAGCAATTAAGCTTTTTAGGGATTTGTTTAGATACTTGTCATTCGTCCTTGCAGTTCGAATTGCCTTACGAGAATATAAAAAAATATCTTAGTGCAAAGATTAACATAGCTAAAGTTCAAGTTTCCGCAGCGGTTATCTTGGATTGTAAAAGTGACTTAGATAAACAAGTATTATTACCTTTTTCTGAACCGGTATATCTTCATCAAACACGCATTCTCAAACAAAATGGCGAAGTAGAACACTATCAAGATTTACCACAGGCATTAGTTGACGGTAGCCATGGAGAATGGAGATGCCATTTTCATATTCCATTATATTTTAATGGTGAGGGCTCGCTGAGTTCCAGTAATAAAGATTTAACTAGAGAATTTTTTGAATTAGCTCAAAAACATTGTAAACATTTTGAAACAGAAACATATACGTATTTTGTTCTACCTGAGCCCAAAGAAAAACTAAGTGCATCAATCAGTAAAGAATTAATGTGGACAAAAGATAAGTTTTAA
- a CDS encoding polysaccharide biosynthesis tyrosine autokinase, which translates to MMWEKFMLSKSKSIGENRNGYIMNQDPNKNEFSQEIELLQYAKVLLHYWWFIGPISLIGAGVMMVYSMTLPKKYRAECRFEIFENQAIQIAGDINNSNYNYWDKNPMDKHMIMLRSSKLNGVIREEVLNQFPGLKNINLTSFTINLDPVEGADDDIIDISIDSYSKEASLQYLKLLIAGYEKLRISSNSSEVETTKNSMQSKVEDLDTQINTVEKEIVAFKTRNNFVFVSTKIEFDQKYIAELLENANKNQFALDILKPELDRLKDNPELANEVFDQLIEIVSQNNSRYSMTQTGLEQDIQQWKDRQLSKYRIEAQLKIMLKKYKLSHPKVTSLTDQLEIVEVEQDVFRKNIFSSLKGRIKTLEAQNKNYLIRADQIEDTFGQNAGVISQLESYVKQQQRLSDLRNSLHETIVALSGSGGDKYFTRMMREPFMIGGAVWPQQSKYIIKGFLVCFSISSALILLNFFLKIKRFNFSRISRENQLPCLATIPHFPAKLTKKNPFFLNEVPKSSVLAESYRSLRLFMEKNMTGKIVIFTSFGPSEGKTSTSLNTALCCSWTDKKTLLIDGDFRRATLRKVFENASKEGLMDHLKSSGKAIDEYIIKNAIGALDYLPAGSADEFITELIDGKKIKESFMQLREVYDLIIIDTAPAVRVIDTVHLAEITDSTVIVVRAGKTLAPNVSATVKRLPKDKLLGFVVNDFKSNDIKFTGSDQATHGYGYTYNYNKEY; encoded by the coding sequence ATGATGTGGGAAAAATTTATGCTAAGCAAATCTAAAAGTATCGGAGAAAATAGGAATGGGTATATCATGAATCAAGACCCCAATAAAAATGAGTTTTCTCAGGAAATCGAGTTACTTCAATATGCAAAAGTCTTACTTCATTACTGGTGGTTTATAGGTCCTATTTCATTAATTGGTGCAGGCGTCATGATGGTCTATAGCATGACTCTTCCCAAAAAGTACCGTGCTGAATGTCGTTTTGAGATTTTTGAGAATCAAGCAATTCAAATTGCTGGTGATATAAATAATAGTAATTATAACTATTGGGATAAAAACCCAATGGATAAGCACATGATCATGCTCCGTAGTTCAAAGCTTAATGGAGTTATACGTGAAGAAGTTCTAAATCAATTTCCAGGACTGAAAAATATAAATCTTACCTCCTTCACTATAAATCTTGACCCTGTCGAAGGAGCCGATGACGATATTATTGACATCTCCATTGATTCATATTCTAAAGAAGCCTCTTTACAATACCTAAAACTACTGATTGCTGGCTATGAAAAATTAAGAATTAGTAGCAATAGTAGTGAAGTAGAAACAACCAAAAATAGTATGCAAAGTAAAGTAGAAGATTTAGATACACAAATAAATACAGTCGAAAAAGAAATCGTAGCCTTTAAAACGCGCAACAATTTTGTATTTGTTTCTACAAAAATTGAATTTGATCAAAAATATATTGCTGAGCTACTAGAGAATGCCAACAAAAATCAATTTGCCCTAGACATCCTAAAACCTGAGCTAGACAGATTAAAAGACAATCCAGAACTTGCCAATGAAGTGTTTGACCAACTCATAGAGATTGTCAGTCAAAATAATAGTCGCTATTCAATGACACAAACAGGCTTGGAACAAGATATCCAACAATGGAAAGATAGGCAGTTATCAAAATATAGAATTGAAGCTCAGCTTAAAATAATGCTGAAAAAATATAAACTGTCACATCCAAAAGTCACATCTCTAACTGATCAGCTTGAAATTGTTGAAGTTGAACAAGATGTTTTTCGGAAAAACATCTTTAGTTCACTCAAAGGCAGAATCAAAACTCTTGAAGCCCAAAATAAGAACTACCTAATACGGGCAGATCAAATAGAAGATACTTTTGGACAAAACGCTGGTGTTATCTCTCAATTAGAAAGTTATGTGAAGCAACAGCAACGCCTAAGTGATCTTAGAAATAGTCTTCATGAAACCATTGTTGCTCTATCTGGAAGTGGTGGTGATAAGTACTTTACTAGAATGATGCGTGAACCCTTTATGATTGGAGGTGCTGTTTGGCCACAGCAATCAAAATATATAATTAAAGGGTTTTTAGTTTGCTTCAGTATTTCATCTGCTTTAATCTTACTTAATTTCTTTCTTAAAATCAAACGCTTTAATTTCTCTAGAATATCACGAGAAAACCAATTACCTTGCTTAGCTACCATTCCACATTTTCCCGCTAAACTAACTAAAAAAAATCCATTTTTTCTTAATGAAGTACCAAAAAGCTCAGTCCTAGCAGAATCCTATCGAAGCTTACGCCTCTTTATGGAAAAGAACATGACTGGTAAAATAGTTATTTTCACCTCTTTTGGACCGAGCGAAGGAAAAACATCTACTTCTTTAAACACGGCTTTATGCTGCTCATGGACCGATAAAAAAACACTTTTAATTGATGGTGACTTTAGACGTGCAACACTCCGTAAGGTTTTTGAAAATGCTTCAAAAGAAGGCCTGATGGATCATTTAAAATCAAGTGGCAAAGCTATTGATGAATATATAATTAAAAACGCAATTGGCGCTTTAGACTATCTACCCGCAGGTTCCGCTGACGAGTTTATTACTGAATTAATTGATGGTAAAAAAATCAAGGAATCATTCATGCAACTCAGAGAAGTTTATGACTTAATCATAATAGATACCGCACCTGCTGTCAGGGTTATTGATACCGTTCATTTAGCCGAGATTACAGATTCAACCGTCATTGTTGTGCGTGCAGGAAAAACCTTAGCACCTAACGTATCTGCTACCGTCAAGCGGCTACCTAAAGACAAACTATTAGGCTTTGTAGTAAACGACTTTAAAAGCAATGACATCAAATTCACAGGCTCAGATCAAGCGACTCATGGATACGGTTATACCTATAACTATAACAAAGAGTACTAG
- a CDS encoding 3-dehydroquinate synthase has product MKYKQSFQVDYTYEVHFTHNVFCSDNQTLSEVLGKDAVKAMFFIDENVYKSFPTLKKDIQHWCEEHPENINPSLPIHVVPGGEKIKNDFSVIEKLISAMLEGGICRHSYVIIIGGGAVLDAVGFAAAIFHRGVRQVRIPTTILAQDDSGVGVKNAVNFLGAKNLLGTFAPAEAVINDSLFISSLSERDRLAGIAEAFKVALIKDEHFFDYLKSNTAGIKSGDPLVIEHLIKRSAKLHMDHICQNGDPFEKGSSRPLDFGHWSAHKLEGLTNHALSHGEAVAIGICIDMLIASLLGMVELKTSLEVIGTFQKTGYAIWHSALEQKNSKGELSIVRGLTEFKEHLGGRLTIPMPTRIGQMTDIHELPSSIVKEALIQLKELAGICK; this is encoded by the coding sequence ATGAAATATAAACAAAGCTTTCAAGTAGATTATACCTACGAGGTACACTTTACTCACAACGTATTTTGTTCTGATAACCAAACTTTATCTGAAGTCCTAGGTAAGGATGCAGTGAAAGCGATGTTTTTCATAGATGAAAACGTCTATAAATCGTTTCCAACATTAAAAAAAGATATTCAGCATTGGTGTGAAGAACATCCAGAAAATATTAACCCAAGTTTACCGATACACGTGGTTCCTGGTGGCGAAAAAATTAAAAATGATTTTTCTGTAATTGAGAAATTAATTTCGGCAATGCTTGAAGGCGGTATCTGTCGACATTCATACGTCATCATTATTGGTGGCGGCGCAGTATTAGATGCCGTTGGTTTTGCCGCTGCTATATTTCACAGAGGTGTTCGCCAAGTACGTATTCCTACAACTATTCTCGCCCAAGATGATTCTGGCGTAGGGGTTAAAAATGCTGTGAATTTCTTAGGTGCAAAAAACCTTTTGGGGACTTTTGCCCCAGCAGAAGCCGTGATTAATGATTCTCTATTCATTAGTTCATTAAGTGAACGAGATCGATTAGCTGGAATTGCAGAAGCTTTTAAAGTTGCATTAATTAAAGACGAACACTTCTTTGATTATCTAAAAAGTAATACCGCTGGAATTAAGTCTGGTGACCCATTAGTCATAGAGCACTTAATTAAGCGTTCAGCTAAATTACACATGGATCATATCTGTCAAAATGGAGATCCTTTTGAAAAAGGATCCTCACGTCCTTTAGATTTTGGGCATTGGTCTGCCCACAAACTTGAGGGTTTAACTAACCATGCATTATCCCATGGAGAGGCCGTCGCAATAGGTATTTGCATCGATATGCTCATAGCATCTTTATTGGGCATGGTTGAATTGAAAACGAGCTTAGAAGTCATTGGGACCTTTCAAAAAACAGGTTATGCCATTTGGCATTCAGCACTTGAACAGAAGAACTCTAAAGGTGAACTTTCTATTGTACGTGGACTTACAGAGTTCAAAGAACACTTAGGTGGCCGTTTAACTATCCCCATGCCAACTCGTATAGGTCAAATGACTGACATCCACGAATTGCCATCATCCATCGTTAAAGAAGCTTTAATTCAATTGAAAGAATTAGCAGGAATATGCAAGTAA